The stretch of DNA GTATCAGGAGCGTATGAATAATCTGCAGACTGTCAGCCTTACCATTGGCTATAGTCTTCCACTTGGCAAAGCTAAATAAGCAGCATCCTCGAATCATATTAAAACAGTCTCAATATGAAACATAAATACCTCACAGTAGTTTTCTTCTTTATATCCACTCTTTCTGCTACAGCTCAGACCCCAGGTGGTGTAGATAAGCCAATGGTATGGTCACACGATTCTACCTCTGTCCGTGTCTCTGCTGGTGCTGGACTTACCTATATAGGCGTAAGTAAGGTATATGGCGAAAAAGAACAGGCAATATGGTCTCTTGGAAGCGGAAAAGCGATCACTCGTATGCAGACAACTGAGCGTGCTGCAAACCTTGGTAATGGTACTTTCATGAATTATGCCAAGGACTCGCTGCCTGAAATGCGACTTTACAGCTATACGACCTCTTCCAATATGGGTAATGGTCAGACGCTGCATATCGGTCGGAATGGGAATACCAAGCTACCTGTAAAGAACCTTGATGGTAGAACTGTTGAGTATGCCGTCTTCGATCGCCGCCTTTCCGATACAGAACGTTGCCGTGTGGAAAGCTATCTTGCTTTGAAATATGACGTGACTCTTCGCAGCAGTTACCTTAATTCAAGAAGCGAGGTCATTTGGAATGGTTATACCAACAAAGCCTATAGTCACCATATAACTGGTCTTATCTCAGACAAGGCTTCTGCCTTACATAAGACAAGAGCTAAGAGCTGTGAGGATGATGGTTTTCTTGCAATCAGTATGAGCAAGCCTCTTGAAGATGGTGAGAGTATTCTTTGGGGTGACAACAATGGTAAACTTTCTTTCCGTCAGAGTAAGGCTTACGGCAAGTGGCTCGGGAGACGATGGATGGATACTGCAACACGGATTGACAAGCCTAATGTTGATGTTGTAGCTGATGGTAAGCAGCTACGCCAGATACAGCCTCTTGCAGAAGGGGAGAGCTACTATCTTGCCGTTGATCCTACAGGAACGGGTAGCTTTTCTGTCAAAACTCTAAGCTATCATAAGGCAAACATGACAGTTGGTGACAGTATTGTCTTTAAGAATATACCATTAGGAAAACGTGATGTCTTCACGCTGCGAGCTGCCAAAGATATGTTTACAACGATAGAAGTAAAGCAGCCAACGGAGAAGAGCGGCAGCACAGGAACACTTTCTGTCAGAGTAACAGGTGGTATCGCCCCTTACAAGATGACCCTACAGAGAGAACACATGTCTGTTTTCAATCGTACTACAAGCGACAGCATACAATCTGCTGACGGACTCATAGAAGGGAAATACCTTCTTACGACGACAGATCATGTGGGCAACAAGGCTGAGAATGAGTTTCAGATTTCGAAGACAGGTATCACAGAGATTCCTTCCATGAACCCTTCTGACGGAAGTAGTGACTTCTTTGCAAATGTAAGTGTAAGTCCTAATCCAACGGTGAATGGATATGTCAGTGTGCAGGTGGAACTAAGTGAAGCAGCTCCATTGGATATGGTACTCTATACGACGGGTGGAGCTCTTGTCAGTCGTCAGACTAATATGCCTGATACATATTTCTCAACCAAAGTCTATCTTCCACAGACAGGTGTTTACTTATTGACACTGCAAAGTGGTAGCAAAGAAAAGACATTTAAACTGGTGAGGAAGTAAATCTCATTTTTACCTTTATAAATTTTCCAACGCAAGTATATATATTGAGGACCTTTAGGTCTGAAACAAAATAGCAAGAATAATGAAGTATTCTACACATTCACTCCTCCTTTCGTTCCTGTTGCTTGCAGGAATCATACTAAACTCCTGTAATGGTGGAAGTAGTCGTTCTGCTAAAGAAACTGTAATCAGTGATTCTACATGTACTGATACAGTCTCTTCTGTACAAAAAGATAGCATTTCCCGAAAGGCTACTTCCTTACATACACAAGTTAAGGACAGTGTACAGAACTCTTCTGTGAAGAGATTCTCCAAAGAAGTTGTAAGAAATCAAAAGGGGAATCGTGTAGATACTCACAAGCCGAACAAGAAATCTGCAAGACTTTTTGCAGACTTAGGCAAACGTACCGTCAGCAAGTTCTTTACTAATTCCGACAGCGATACGCTCAATGTTGGACGAGCCCAGCTTGCCGTACCACGTGAGGCTATGGCAAAGGGTAAAGTTCTTAGTATTACACCACTTAGAAAAGGTGAACTACCAACTTTGCCTACTGGTATGGTGAATGTTACAGGTGGCTGTGATACATTGATGGCAAGAACAGATACGGTGTCAGGTTATCGTTTCTTACCTCATGGTAATCATTTCGTCCATCATCTGGCAAGTATTGCAGTACCTTACGACAGCACGTTGATACCGAATGGCTATACTGTAGATGATATTCACACCTATTATTATGATGAACTGCACCAACGTTGGACAATGCTCCAGTCAAAAGGTATTGATACAAAACGTGAGGTTGCAATGGCAGAGACTTCTCATTTTACGGATGTCATCAATGGTATCATCAAAGTTCCTGAGAGTCCCGAAACACAGAACTATGTCCCTACAGGTATCAGTGAGCTGAAGGCTGCTGACCCAGCAGCAGGTATTCAGCAGATTGAAGCCCCATCAGCTAATCAGAATGGTACGGCAACACTGTCCTATCCTTTCGAAGTTCCTGCAGGGCGTAATGATATTGGCGTAAGTGCCGGCTTACAGTACAGCAGTGAGGGAGGCAGTAGCTTTGTTGGCTATGGATGGAGCCTTCCTGTACAGAGCATTGATATAGAGACACGCTGGGGTGTACCACGTTTCGAAGATCAGTACGAAAGTGAGAGCTATCTCCTCATGGGACAGCAGCTTAGTGACCGACTCTATCGTAGGACTGATTCTCTGGCAAGACAAGCTGATAAGCAGTTCTATCCAATGACTGAAGGTGGTTTCAGTAGGATTATCCGAAAGGGTAACAGCCCGAAGAACTATTACTGGGAAGTGACAGGAAAGGATGGTACAGTCTACAGTTATGGTGGTCATGGTGGTCATGTCAGTGATGCAACCTCTCTTACCGATACCAATGGTAACCGTATCAAATGGGCACTTGATCGTGTTACCGATGTCCACGGGAACTTTGCCGCTTTCCATTACATGAAGTCTGGCAATAACCTTTATCCGGAACGCTATACATGGACAGGATTCGGGGAGACGGAAGGACTGTATAGCATTGAGTTTAATATTGACTCTACAGCCACAGACCGAAAAGATGTGACGAGTAGCGGAAGACTTGGCATTATGCAAAAGGACAAAGGGCTACTCCGTAAGGTCACAGTGAAGAATAATGGTCAGCAGCTCCGCAGCTATACCTTAAACTATGAAGAAGGACCGTTTGGCAAGATACTGCTAAAGAGCATTGATCAGAACGATAGTAGGGATGGTAAGGTTGCTACACAATCTTTTGACTATTACAATGACCTCAAAAATGGACTTTTCTCTTCTAAGGCAGAATTATGGAAAACTCAATCTGACGACTATGAATCATTACTGAAACACTCTGTTCGTGGATGTAATGATAATCTCAGTATGCTGGGTGCTGGTTACTCCTCAAGTAAATCTGTAGGTATGGGAATGTTTTTCGGCTTCGGTCTTACTATCGGAACACTGAATGTCGGAACGACTGGTACGCACAGTTCGAGTCGAAATATAGGTAAAGTTGCTTTTGTCGACATAGATGGTGATGGGCTACCTGATAAACTTTTTCAACAGTACGGCAAATTATTCTATCGTAAGAACTTGAATTCTGATGCTGTAAAGACATCCTTTAGTAACCCTATCGCAATACAAGGGGTCAATTCCTTCTCAGAAGGAAAGAGCAAAAGTTTTTCCATCAGTGCTGAAGTTGCAGCCGAGATAGGGAAGGTCGGTAAAACCAAGGGGACTGCGGGTATCAGTTATACCCGTACAACAGGGAAGGACAAGACAAGTACCTTTCTCTATGATTTTAACAGTGACGGCCTTACGGATATAGCTGTAAATGGACGTGTCTATTTTAACCATATAATAGATGGAAAGCCTGTCTTTACTCCAAAAAGTGGTGTTACAGCTAATCCTGTTATTGAGAAAGGTTCTGCCATAGATAGCCATTTTGTACCAAACTACAGGCTCATTCGTGATTCTTTGGAAAAGGAATATCCGCTGAATGATGCTGTCCGTATGTGGCGTGCACCATTTGAGGGAACGGTCAATATTAAGAGTGTGATTGAGAAGATAAGTAGCCAAGGTGATGGTATCATATATAGTATACAGCATGAGAATGAGGGATTCATGATTCGAGACTCCTTGCTGCAGGCTGGAAGTAAAACACATAATCTTCATTGTAGTGTACAGGCTGGTGACAGACTTTTCTTCCGTCTTCAGTCCAGATATGATGGAGATGATGACAAAGTGCTTTGGAATCCAATCATTACCTATACCTCCTTACCAGTTGGTAAGGACAAGTATCTTTCATCTGATTTGAAAGTATACGACAGCAAAGCTGATTACATTGAGGGTGAAAGCGATGTTGCTGTCTTCAACCGTACAGGTAAGGTAAAGCTTCATGCCCCTTATACAAAGGAGAAAACCTCTGATGATGTCATGCTTACTGTCACACGGCAGGATATTCATGGAGAAACCATCATTAAACGTATCATTCTTCCAGCTGATACAATTATCAAAGGAGCATATGATTATATGGCTGATGTGAGCGAGGAGGATTCAACATCTCTTAATTTTGTTATTACGACAACTTCGCCAATAGACTGGACCAAAGTCCGATGGGAGTGCAGTTACCATTATGATGATGAAACAGATGCTGTCCGCCTTGTAGCTTCCCGTAGGATGTTCAACAAGCCTGTCAGTATTGCTGCAAGTAGAAACCTAAAGCCTGATGTAACATCTTTGGGTAAAAAATTCCGTCCAGTACTATCCATTGTTCCAGTTCTTTCCGTCCTGCGTGAGAATAAGGATAATGACAAGGATACTGCAGCCGTCTATCTTACTTTACATGACAAAGATGGACAGCCAGTACTACATCATACCTGTTGGTTAGGAACCTCTAATACACTTAAGGCTGATACTATCACCGTTAATGATACTACACTTATCAAACGGCTATCTACAGGAAAGATAACGGCAACTTTTGCTATATCAAATGAACTGTCAGCATCAATTCAAGCTAAGGTACGGTTCCTACGTGATAGTCTCTCTTACCAGGGTGCTACTTCTACAGTTGTTATTGCTGAACATCGTGTTCTTGTGGATACGTTAGAGGCTTGTGTGTTCTCTGGATACAACTCGGTTGACTATGGCAGCCTTTATCGTGGTTGGGGACAGTTTGCTTATAATGGTAACAAGGCGTACTCCTCTCGCCCTATCGAAGTGTCTGCCTTGAGGATTGACAGGGAAAAATACAAGAATATTGCTGAACATTATCATTCTACACATGACGGGAATAAACTTGTAGAGAGTCTGCCCCCAATCAATGAGCAGCGTTTTCTGGTGATGGGTTATAATACGAACAGAAGAATGTTTGTCGGAGGTTCTGAACATGTTTTCATTACTGTAGACACAATAAGTAGTTCCCGTATAGGTGAGGATGTAATCCAGATAGATAGTGTCAATTATGCAGAAAATGCAGGAGAACTGTCTTCCCCTGTGCTTGTCAGCAGTTCAAAGAGCAATGGCTACAGTGTCAGCGGCAGTTTCTTATTTGCAGGGCTAAGCGGAAGTAAGACTACACAGACCTCTTACAGCAAGGTTGCTTTAATGGATATCAACGGCAATGGTTACCCAGACTGGCTGGATGACAATGATGGTGCTATTATTGCACAATATACGAAATCTACAGGAGCTCTTGGTAATGAACGGATGAAGATAGATGTAGGACAACCAGAATTTAAATCTGAAGCATGGACAATTGGGGCAAGTCTTACCGCAGAGAAAGCTGTTAAAGAAGCAAAGAAAAAAGGCAATAATTCTAATGATGCGCCAGCTACTCCTGTAAGCCCTCAACCGGCACAAGGCCAAACAGAGAATGGAAATAATGCTGATGCTTCTGGAAATAATGCCGCAAATGGAAATGACGTCTCAAAAGCGTCAGTGAGTGCCAGTGGTGATTTTACTTCAGGAAAAGCCCATACGGCAAGGGATTGGACAGACCTCAACGGTGACGGGCTCCCTGATATGCTCTATAATGGTAAGGTTAAATATGGACTTGGTTATAATTTCACCGACGAACAAGTCAGTGGAGTGTCAACGGTAGAATCTTCTGAAAATAGTACTTGGGGTGCTGGTTTAGGAACCAAGATTCCAGTTCTTGGAAGTGCAGATATATCTTTTGGGTTTAATGGAACTCGTACTACCACAAAGAACAACAACTCTTTTGTTGATGTCAATGGTGATGGCTTACCAGACATGGTTACCCGTGATGGAGAAAAAATCAATATAATCTTTAATACTGGGGCTGGTTTCATGCCGAATGCACATGAGGTAAACGGGCAAATTAATCAGTCTTTAGCAACTTCTATTTCCAAGTACGGTAATTTCTCTGTCACTATTCCTATTCATGTCTGGGTATTGAAATTCAAACTTACATTCAAGGGAGTAGGTTCTTTGTCTGATGGTGTCAGCTATACTGAGACTGCCTTGAGGGATATCGACGGTGACGGACATCCAGATATTATTGTCGCTGATGGAGCAAAGCAGCTTATTGCCTACCGTAACCTTACGGGAAGAACGAACATGCTGCGCTCTGTGACGCTTCCTTTCGGCGGACATATCAATATCAACTATGAGCAGACAACTCCAAGTTACGACTTGCCGGGACGTCGCTGGGTGATGTCATCGGTTGAGACGACAGGTGGATACAAGGAGAACGGAGCAATACGAAGTAGGAATACCTTCGAATATAGCGGTGGCTATCGTGACCGTCGTGAGCGTGACTTCTATGGTTTCAAGCAGGTACGTACCAATCAGATAGATACCGAGAACGGTGACAGACTCTATCGTTATTCCGTACAGACTTATGGTAAGAACAGGGATTACTATGCGCATGGACTTGTAACGAGTGAATATCTCTATACGGCTGAGGGAAAGAAACTGCAGGGGTCTCTATATGACTACGACCTGAAGACACTCGCCGTTGGCCATAATACGGCTGATGCTGTTGTCTTCCCTGCTCTAAAGACGCTTGTTCAGAGTAACTTTGATGTAAATAGTGGGGATAGTCTGGCGGTTGCTGTCAATAATACTTACGATGACTATGGTAACCTACAGGGATATAAGGAGACGACAACGGGCTATAGCTTAGAGGCAAACATCAACTATCATAAGATTGCCGATAAGTATATCGTTGGTGTTCCGAGCCATATCACTGTCAGCAGTGGTGGTAAGACTTACCGTGAACGTAGTACGAAGGTGGACGGAAACGGTGAGATAACGGAGATCATGCTTCATAACGGTGACAAGCCTTCTGTCTATAACATGACATACGATGGCTATGGTAACATCACACGCATGACGAAGCCGGAGAACTACAATCATCAGCGTATGTTCTATGCTTATACGTATGACGACCGCTATCACAGTCTTGTGACAAGTGTCAAGGATGCATACGGCTATAGCTCCAGCACGGCTTATGATGGTCTTTGGAATGCTCCGTCTGTAACGACTGACCTTAATGGGCAGAAGATGGAATACACCTACGATGCACTGGGCAGACAGATGACTATCCGTGCTCCGTATGAGATAGAGAGCGGTCAGCCGTTTACTATCCGCTTTGAGTACTTCCCTGCAGAGCGTAAGGCACATACCATCCATTATTCTAAGGATGGAAACATTGACACTTATACCTTTGCCGACTCACTGATGCGTGCTGTCCAGACAAAACAGACGGGTGTGGTGTGGTCCGGTGGCAGCAATCAAAAGGTCTCCATCGTCAGTGGAAGGGCTGTTATCGATGCCTTTGGACGTAATATTGCGGCTTATTATCCAATGACGGAGAGCCATGGTAATATTGGTACTTACAACCATGCTACAGGTGATCTGCAGGCAAAGACGGAGTATGATACACACGACCGTACCATGAGTGTTACGCTTGCTGACGGTAGTGTGACACGTACGGCTTATACTATCGGTAGCCATGACGGTGAACCAATGCTCCAGACAACGGTCACGGATGCACTGGGACAACATGCGGAGAGTTATACGGATGCCAAGGGGCGCAACCGTGAAACGGTGCAGCATGCCCGTGGTGAGGA from Prevotella scopos JCM 17725 encodes:
- a CDS encoding T9SS type A sorting domain-containing protein codes for the protein MKHKYLTVVFFFISTLSATAQTPGGVDKPMVWSHDSTSVRVSAGAGLTYIGVSKVYGEKEQAIWSLGSGKAITRMQTTERAANLGNGTFMNYAKDSLPEMRLYSYTTSSNMGNGQTLHIGRNGNTKLPVKNLDGRTVEYAVFDRRLSDTERCRVESYLALKYDVTLRSSYLNSRSEVIWNGYTNKAYSHHITGLISDKASALHKTRAKSCEDDGFLAISMSKPLEDGESILWGDNNGKLSFRQSKAYGKWLGRRWMDTATRIDKPNVDVVADGKQLRQIQPLAEGESYYLAVDPTGTGSFSVKTLSYHKANMTVGDSIVFKNIPLGKRDVFTLRAAKDMFTTIEVKQPTEKSGSTGTLSVRVTGGIAPYKMTLQREHMSVFNRTTSDSIQSADGLIEGKYLLTTTDHVGNKAENEFQISKTGITEIPSMNPSDGSSDFFANVSVSPNPTVNGYVSVQVELSEAAPLDMVLYTTGGALVSRQTNMPDTYFSTKVYLPQTGVYLLTLQSGSKEKTFKLVRK
- a CDS encoding SpvB/TcaC N-terminal domain-containing protein, with amino-acid sequence MKYSTHSLLLSFLLLAGIILNSCNGGSSRSAKETVISDSTCTDTVSSVQKDSISRKATSLHTQVKDSVQNSSVKRFSKEVVRNQKGNRVDTHKPNKKSARLFADLGKRTVSKFFTNSDSDTLNVGRAQLAVPREAMAKGKVLSITPLRKGELPTLPTGMVNVTGGCDTLMARTDTVSGYRFLPHGNHFVHHLASIAVPYDSTLIPNGYTVDDIHTYYYDELHQRWTMLQSKGIDTKREVAMAETSHFTDVINGIIKVPESPETQNYVPTGISELKAADPAAGIQQIEAPSANQNGTATLSYPFEVPAGRNDIGVSAGLQYSSEGGSSFVGYGWSLPVQSIDIETRWGVPRFEDQYESESYLLMGQQLSDRLYRRTDSLARQADKQFYPMTEGGFSRIIRKGNSPKNYYWEVTGKDGTVYSYGGHGGHVSDATSLTDTNGNRIKWALDRVTDVHGNFAAFHYMKSGNNLYPERYTWTGFGETEGLYSIEFNIDSTATDRKDVTSSGRLGIMQKDKGLLRKVTVKNNGQQLRSYTLNYEEGPFGKILLKSIDQNDSRDGKVATQSFDYYNDLKNGLFSSKAELWKTQSDDYESLLKHSVRGCNDNLSMLGAGYSSSKSVGMGMFFGFGLTIGTLNVGTTGTHSSSRNIGKVAFVDIDGDGLPDKLFQQYGKLFYRKNLNSDAVKTSFSNPIAIQGVNSFSEGKSKSFSISAEVAAEIGKVGKTKGTAGISYTRTTGKDKTSTFLYDFNSDGLTDIAVNGRVYFNHIIDGKPVFTPKSGVTANPVIEKGSAIDSHFVPNYRLIRDSLEKEYPLNDAVRMWRAPFEGTVNIKSVIEKISSQGDGIIYSIQHENEGFMIRDSLLQAGSKTHNLHCSVQAGDRLFFRLQSRYDGDDDKVLWNPIITYTSLPVGKDKYLSSDLKVYDSKADYIEGESDVAVFNRTGKVKLHAPYTKEKTSDDVMLTVTRQDIHGETIIKRIILPADTIIKGAYDYMADVSEEDSTSLNFVITTTSPIDWTKVRWECSYHYDDETDAVRLVASRRMFNKPVSIAASRNLKPDVTSLGKKFRPVLSIVPVLSVLRENKDNDKDTAAVYLTLHDKDGQPVLHHTCWLGTSNTLKADTITVNDTTLIKRLSTGKITATFAISNELSASIQAKVRFLRDSLSYQGATSTVVIAEHRVLVDTLEACVFSGYNSVDYGSLYRGWGQFAYNGNKAYSSRPIEVSALRIDREKYKNIAEHYHSTHDGNKLVESLPPINEQRFLVMGYNTNRRMFVGGSEHVFITVDTISSSRIGEDVIQIDSVNYAENAGELSSPVLVSSSKSNGYSVSGSFLFAGLSGSKTTQTSYSKVALMDINGNGYPDWLDDNDGAIIAQYTKSTGALGNERMKIDVGQPEFKSEAWTIGASLTAEKAVKEAKKKGNNSNDAPATPVSPQPAQGQTENGNNADASGNNAANGNDVSKASVSASGDFTSGKAHTARDWTDLNGDGLPDMLYNGKVKYGLGYNFTDEQVSGVSTVESSENSTWGAGLGTKIPVLGSADISFGFNGTRTTTKNNNSFVDVNGDGLPDMVTRDGEKINIIFNTGAGFMPNAHEVNGQINQSLATSISKYGNFSVTIPIHVWVLKFKLTFKGVGSLSDGVSYTETALRDIDGDGHPDIIVADGAKQLIAYRNLTGRTNMLRSVTLPFGGHININYEQTTPSYDLPGRRWVMSSVETTGGYKENGAIRSRNTFEYSGGYRDRRERDFYGFKQVRTNQIDTENGDRLYRYSVQTYGKNRDYYAHGLVTSEYLYTAEGKKLQGSLYDYDLKTLAVGHNTADAVVFPALKTLVQSNFDVNSGDSLAVAVNNTYDDYGNLQGYKETTTGYSLEANINYHKIADKYIVGVPSHITVSSGGKTYRERSTKVDGNGEITEIMLHNGDKPSVYNMTYDGYGNITRMTKPENYNHQRMFYAYTYDDRYHSLVTSVKDAYGYSSSTAYDGLWNAPSVTTDLNGQKMEYTYDALGRQMTIRAPYEIESGQPFTIRFEYFPAERKAHTIHYSKDGNIDTYTFADSLMRAVQTKQTGVVWSGGSNQKVSIVSGRAVIDAFGRNIAAYYPMTESHGNIGTYNHATGDLQAKTEYDTHDRTMSVTLADGSVTRTAYTIGSHDGEPMLQTTVTDALGQHAESYTDAKGRNRETVQHARGEDITVKYSYDPVGQVMTVQHPNGKETKYAYDLLGRKLMVNHPDAGETDMTYDAAGNLLTKLTAELRKSISDKGYISYTYDFERLHEVLYPENLFNRVTYTYGKAGDKYNRAGRLALVEDASGGEAYYYGRQGEVTKTVRTVMASVADIRTYVYGATYDSWNRVQTMTYPDGEVVTYHYNAAGQVERLTSNKQGRQSVIVDRIGYDKEGHTVYTKLGNGTETTYTYDKQREHLQVMNLTADGQTVMENRYQYDAVDNILGITNAANPTSLTKLNKAKLGGRSSHTYEYDELNRLIHASGKAKRASYDMVMSFGRMSEPLTKVQKVDSTTTAKSYNFAYKYEDSNHPTAPTQIGHDHYTYDANGNPTLVTNDSTNTTREMYWDEDNRLMVLSDNGKTSRYTYNAAGERIMKSYGTMEGVYINGAPQGITFHETDNFTLYPASILSVNKNRFTKHYFIGDKRIASRIGTGLFNNVYGRNGSYVTAGQQDYAERMNQIQTQKEAYYKKVGVAPGVPTEKGAYGDPENTGVGYNAVLTELGNHDVPQGWIQTPRPNTTPNTNPGPPVSWNDPSNPDDPQAGYGYIANDTTKEETFFYHSDHLGSTSYITDDKANITQYDAYLPYGELLVDEHSSSEELPYKFNGKQFDEETGLYYYGARYMNPMASLWYGVDSRIGEMPFSSSYSYCDNHPINFIDKKGDKKLNWIILTKGVSPQNDIRNNSAYFRNNYDDNVVNIWAHGLKDRSRKEYRQQAWGIGISKLSSGEPWMDVASFLSKDVSLFARRIDIADKGWRKRNNGHPILVLHCCASSTFAQEISASKEFKGVIIIAPDVTVNSTKDKGEWLNSLVYGKHYEKKRPGLWHVYMNGSPLKDAAGKKITYGPNAQPGIKGFDYRLNKKKK